A window from Theropithecus gelada isolate Dixy chromosome 1, Tgel_1.0, whole genome shotgun sequence encodes these proteins:
- the YTHDF2 gene encoding YTH domain-containing family protein 2 isoform X2 — translation MSDSYLPSYYSPSIGFSYSLGEAAWSTGGDTAMPYLTSYGQLSNGEPHFLPDAMFGQPGALGSTPFLGQHGFNFFPSGIDFSAWGNNSSQGQSTQSSGYSSNYAYAPSSLGGAMIDGQSAFANETLNKAPGMNTIDQGMAALKLGSTEVASNVPKVVGSAVGSGSITSNIVASNSLPPATIAPPKPASWADIASKPAKQQPKLKTKNGIAGSSLPPPPIKHNMDIGTWDNKGPVAKAPSQALVQNIGQPTQGSPQPVGQQANNSPPVAQASVGQQTQPLPPPPPQPAQLSVQQQAAQPTRWVAPRNRGSGFGHNGVDGNGVGQSQAGSGSTPSEPHPVLEKLRSINNYNPKDFDWNLKHGRVFIIKSYSEDDIHRSIKYNIWCSTEHGNKRLDAAYRSMNGKGPVYLLFSVNGSGHFCGVAEMKSAVDYNTCAGVWSQDKWKGRFDVRWIFVKDVPNSQLRHIRLENNENKPVTNSRDTQEVPLEKAKQVLKIIASYKHTTSIFDDFSHYEKRQEEEESVKKERQGRGK, via the coding sequence ATGTCAGATTCCTACTTACCCAGTTACTACAGTCCCTCCATTGGCTTCTCCTATTCTTTGGGTGAAGCTGCTTGGTCTACTGGGGGTGACACAGCCATGCCCTACTTAACTTCTTATGGACAACTGAGCAACGGAGAGCCCCACTTCCTACCAGATGCAATGTTTGGGCAACCAGGAGCCCTAGGTAGCACTCCATTTCTTGGTCAACatggttttaatttctttcccAGTGGGATTGACTTCTCAGCATGGGGAAATAACAGTTCTCAGGGACAGTCTACTCAGAGCTCTGGATATAGTAGCAATTATGCTTATGCACCTAGCTCCTTAGGTGGAGCCATGATTGATGGACAGTCAGCTTTTGCCAATGAGACCCTCAATAAGGCTCCTGGCATGAATACTATAGACCAAGGGATGGCAGCACTGAAGTTGGGTAGCACAGAAGTTGCAAGCAATGTTCCAAAAGTTGTAGGTTCTGCTGTTGGTAGTGGGTCCATTACTAGTAACATCGTGGCTTCTAATAGTTTGCCTCCAGCTACCATTGCTCCTCCAAAACCAGCATCTTGGGCTGATATTGCTAGCAAGCCTGCAAAACAGCAACCTAAACTGAAGACGAAGAATGGCATTGCAGGGTCAAGTCTTCCGCCACCCCCGATAAAGCATAACATGGATATTGGAACTTGGGATAACAAGGGTCCCGTTGCAAAAGCCCCCTCACAGGCTTTGGTTCAGAATATAGGTCAGCCAACCCAGGGGTCTCCTCAGCCTGTAGGTCAGCAGGCTAACAATAGCCCACCAGTGGCTCAGGCATCAGTAGGGCAACAGACACAGCCAttgcctccacctccaccacagCCTGCCCAGCTTTCAGTCCAGCAACAGGCAGCTCAGCCAACCCGCTGGGTAGCACCTCGGAACCGTGGCAGTGGGTTCGGTCATAATGGGGTGGATGGTAATGGAGTAGGACAGTCTCAGGCTGGTTCTGGATCTACTCCTTCAGAACCCCACCCAGTGTTGGAGAAGCTTCGGTCCATTAATAACTATAACCCCAAAGATTTTGACTGGAATCTGAAACATGGCCGGGTTTTCATCATTAAGAGCTACTCTGAGGACGATATTCACCGTTCCATTAAGTATAATATTTGGTGCAGCACAGAGCATGGTAACAAGAGACTGGATGCTGCTTATCGTTCCATGAACGGGAAAGGCCCCGTTTACTTACTTTTCAGTGTCAACGGCAGTGGACACTTCTGTGGCGTTGCAGAAATGAAATCTGCTGTGGACTACAACACATGTGCAGGTGTGTGGTCCCAGGACAAATGGAAGGGTCGTTTTGATGTCAGGTGGATTTTTGTGAAGGACGTTCCCAATAGCCAACTGCGACACATTCGCCTAGAGAACAACGAGAACAAACCAGTGACCAACTCTAGGGACACTCAGGAAGTGCCTCTGGAAAAAGCTAAGCAGGTGTTGAAAATTATAGCCAGCTACAAGCACACCACTTCCATTTTTGATGACTTCTCACACTATGAGAAACgccaagaggaagaagaaagtgtTAAAAAG
- the YTHDF2 gene encoding YTH domain-containing family protein 2 isoform X1 yields MSASSLLEQRPKGQGNKVQNGSVHQKDGLNDDDFEPYLSPQARPNNAYTAMSDSYLPSYYSPSIGFSYSLGEAAWSTGGDTAMPYLTSYGQLSNGEPHFLPDAMFGQPGALGSTPFLGQHGFNFFPSGIDFSAWGNNSSQGQSTQSSGYSSNYAYAPSSLGGAMIDGQSAFANETLNKAPGMNTIDQGMAALKLGSTEVASNVPKVVGSAVGSGSITSNIVASNSLPPATIAPPKPASWADIASKPAKQQPKLKTKNGIAGSSLPPPPIKHNMDIGTWDNKGPVAKAPSQALVQNIGQPTQGSPQPVGQQANNSPPVAQASVGQQTQPLPPPPPQPAQLSVQQQAAQPTRWVAPRNRGSGFGHNGVDGNGVGQSQAGSGSTPSEPHPVLEKLRSINNYNPKDFDWNLKHGRVFIIKSYSEDDIHRSIKYNIWCSTEHGNKRLDAAYRSMNGKGPVYLLFSVNGSGHFCGVAEMKSAVDYNTCAGVWSQDKWKGRFDVRWIFVKDVPNSQLRHIRLENNENKPVTNSRDTQEVPLEKAKQVLKIIASYKHTTSIFDDFSHYEKRQEEEESVKKERQGRGK; encoded by the exons ATGTCGGCCAGCAGCCTCTTGGAGCAG AGACCAAAAGGTCAAGGAAACAAAG tacaAAATGGATCTGTACATCAAAAGGACGGATTAAACGATGATGATTTTGAACCTTACTTGAGTCCACAGGCAAGGCCC aaTAATGCATATACTGCCATGTCAGATTCCTACTTACCCAGTTACTACAGTCCCTCCATTGGCTTCTCCTATTCTTTGGGTGAAGCTGCTTGGTCTACTGGGGGTGACACAGCCATGCCCTACTTAACTTCTTATGGACAACTGAGCAACGGAGAGCCCCACTTCCTACCAGATGCAATGTTTGGGCAACCAGGAGCCCTAGGTAGCACTCCATTTCTTGGTCAACatggttttaatttctttcccAGTGGGATTGACTTCTCAGCATGGGGAAATAACAGTTCTCAGGGACAGTCTACTCAGAGCTCTGGATATAGTAGCAATTATGCTTATGCACCTAGCTCCTTAGGTGGAGCCATGATTGATGGACAGTCAGCTTTTGCCAATGAGACCCTCAATAAGGCTCCTGGCATGAATACTATAGACCAAGGGATGGCAGCACTGAAGTTGGGTAGCACAGAAGTTGCAAGCAATGTTCCAAAAGTTGTAGGTTCTGCTGTTGGTAGTGGGTCCATTACTAGTAACATCGTGGCTTCTAATAGTTTGCCTCCAGCTACCATTGCTCCTCCAAAACCAGCATCTTGGGCTGATATTGCTAGCAAGCCTGCAAAACAGCAACCTAAACTGAAGACGAAGAATGGCATTGCAGGGTCAAGTCTTCCGCCACCCCCGATAAAGCATAACATGGATATTGGAACTTGGGATAACAAGGGTCCCGTTGCAAAAGCCCCCTCACAGGCTTTGGTTCAGAATATAGGTCAGCCAACCCAGGGGTCTCCTCAGCCTGTAGGTCAGCAGGCTAACAATAGCCCACCAGTGGCTCAGGCATCAGTAGGGCAACAGACACAGCCAttgcctccacctccaccacagCCTGCCCAGCTTTCAGTCCAGCAACAGGCAGCTCAGCCAACCCGCTGGGTAGCACCTCGGAACCGTGGCAGTGGGTTCGGTCATAATGGGGTGGATGGTAATGGAGTAGGACAGTCTCAGGCTGGTTCTGGATCTACTCCTTCAGAACCCCACCCAGTGTTGGAGAAGCTTCGGTCCATTAATAACTATAACCCCAAAGATTTTGACTGGAATCTGAAACATGGCCGGGTTTTCATCATTAAGAGCTACTCTGAGGACGATATTCACCGTTCCATTAAGTATAATATTTGGTGCAGCACAGAGCATGGTAACAAGAGACTGGATGCTGCTTATCGTTCCATGAACGGGAAAGGCCCCGTTTACTTACTTTTCAGTGTCAACGGCAGTGGACACTTCTGTGGCGTTGCAGAAATGAAATCTGCTGTGGACTACAACACATGTGCAGGTGTGTGGTCCCAGGACAAATGGAAGGGTCGTTTTGATGTCAGGTGGATTTTTGTGAAGGACGTTCCCAATAGCCAACTGCGACACATTCGCCTAGAGAACAACGAGAACAAACCAGTGACCAACTCTAGGGACACTCAGGAAGTGCCTCTGGAAAAAGCTAAGCAGGTGTTGAAAATTATAGCCAGCTACAAGCACACCACTTCCATTTTTGATGACTTCTCACACTATGAGAAACgccaagaggaagaagaaagtgtTAAAAAG
- the LOC112620455 gene encoding uncharacterized protein LOC112620455 — protein sequence MEKEEQIKAGPEGRIKEQARGEASGMVVRKRLKMGGGEERQARNPARERRRLGSACPGAAGPGLVGLLLASHNGRGMRAGPVPAPRGCWPTWLSDPRGRRRRRTLLSAAAVADEPRLREQTAAFVPDTRGPRRTQRRHSARLRLRLRLGDALAQELNARLYAFTRAPAPHRRKQSAEQRRRTARAARALTLTFTHPRGRGLARSTPGRERPAAAPSGGLEERKLCSRPPRPHRPGIKA from the exons atggaaaaggaagaacaaattaAGGCAGGGCCCGAAGGGAGAATAAAGGAGCAGGCCCGAGGGGAGGCGTCAGGAATGGTAGTGAGGAAGAGGCTGAAAATGGGAGGCGGGGAAGAGCGCCAG GCCCGAAACCCGGCCCGCGAGAGGCGCCGCCTCGGCTCGGCCTGCCCGGGGGCGGCTGGCCCGGGCCTAGTCGGGCTCCTTCTCGCCTCACACAATGGCCGAGGCATGCGGGCCGGGCCTGTACCTGCTCCAAGAGGCTGCTGGCCGACATGGCTCTCAGATCCTCGCGGGCGGCGACGGCGGCGAACTCTCCTCAGCGCGGCGGCGGTGGCAGATGAGCCCCGGCTGCGGGAGCAGACGGCGGCTTTTGTCCCTGACACTCGGGGGCCTCGGCGGACGCAGCGGAGACACAGCGCGCGGCTCAGGCTCCGGCTCCGACTCGGCGACGCTCTAGCCCAAGAGCTCAACGCCCGTCTCTATGCTTTTACGCGCGCGCCCGCCCCTCACCGCCGAAAGCAGAGCGCCGAACAGCGGAGGCGGACGGCGCGCGCGGCGCGAGCGCTGACTCTCACATTCACTCACCCACGCGGAAGGGGCCTGGCGCGAAGCACCCCGGGAAGGGAGAGGCCGGCCGCGGCGCCCTCTGGCGGATTGGAGGAGCGGAAGCTGTGCTCACGGcctccccgcccccaccgccCCGGGATTAAGGCCTAG